A window of the Gemmatirosa kalamazoonensis genome harbors these coding sequences:
- the fliJ gene encoding flagellar export protein FliJ, whose translation MFRFRLQRVLDLRERKERDAATALVAAEEIAAAARAEQERLEAARAALARQAAPTEVAETGELSVGALRTLQFLLGRLDERVEEAASATTSAEDVVAQRQDDLRAAYRDRRTLDRLRERAQETWRAGESAADRQRMDEIALTRFTQAYTAHGGAGQQSPTDSDES comes from the coding sequence GTGTTCCGGTTCCGACTGCAGCGCGTGCTCGACCTGCGCGAGCGCAAGGAGCGCGACGCCGCCACGGCGCTCGTCGCCGCGGAGGAGATCGCGGCGGCCGCGCGCGCCGAGCAGGAGCGGCTGGAGGCCGCGCGCGCCGCGCTCGCCCGACAGGCGGCGCCCACCGAGGTGGCGGAGACGGGAGAGTTGAGCGTGGGCGCGCTGCGCACGCTGCAGTTCCTGCTCGGGCGGCTCGACGAGCGCGTCGAGGAAGCGGCGTCGGCGACGACGTCGGCGGAGGACGTCGTGGCGCAGCGGCAGGACGACCTGCGCGCCGCGTACCGCGACCGCCGCACGCTCGATCGACTGCGCGAGCGCGCCCAGGAGACCTGGCGGGCCGGCGAGAGCGCCGCCGACCGCCAGCGCATGGACGAGATCGCGCTCACGCGCTTCACACAGGCGTACACCGCGCACGGCGGCGCCGGACAGCAGTCCCCCACCGATTCGGACGAGTCGTAA
- a CDS encoding magnesium transporter MgtE N-terminal domain-containing protein, with translation MGMVRLMMPFLVGLLLGVSGTTAMKIQQAKSAAPLVGVMPTRAPAKAAPAHPAAPEGGEHAAADSSSVPATAPVDSAAHDGAAHDSAAHDSARAPAPERTAGPVTIGTVPRRPVDRPRTTAPATHAPITPTQVASNETPAPASGTVPAAVPNEPSSGTPNTASPAPRSTPPARTPKEPAHRASARADSAAVMVRSPKPLVETRIASATAAARADGPPERRLAKVFGNMAAKEAARVLEQMEDRDVQTILALLADRQAAAILAALPAPRAAALGKLALRTPTAGGR, from the coding sequence ATGGGCATGGTGCGTTTGATGATGCCGTTCCTCGTCGGGCTGCTGCTCGGCGTCAGCGGCACGACGGCGATGAAGATCCAGCAAGCGAAGAGCGCCGCGCCGCTGGTCGGCGTGATGCCGACGCGCGCGCCGGCGAAGGCCGCGCCCGCGCACCCGGCGGCGCCGGAAGGCGGCGAGCACGCCGCGGCCGACTCGTCGAGCGTGCCCGCGACCGCGCCGGTCGACAGCGCGGCGCACGACGGCGCGGCGCACGACAGCGCGGCGCACGACAGCGCGCGGGCGCCGGCTCCGGAGAGGACGGCGGGGCCGGTGACGATCGGGACGGTGCCGCGACGCCCGGTGGACCGGCCGCGCACGACGGCGCCGGCGACGCACGCGCCCATCACGCCCACGCAGGTCGCGTCGAACGAGACGCCGGCTCCGGCGAGCGGCACGGTGCCGGCCGCGGTGCCTAACGAGCCGTCGAGCGGGACGCCGAACACCGCGTCGCCCGCCCCGCGCAGCACGCCGCCGGCGCGGACGCCGAAGGAGCCCGCGCACCGCGCCTCCGCGCGCGCGGACTCGGCGGCGGTGATGGTGCGGTCGCCGAAGCCGCTGGTGGAGACGCGGATCGCGTCGGCCACGGCGGCGGCGCGCGCCGACGGACCGCCGGAGCGCCGCCTCGCGAAGGTGTTCGGCAACATGGCGGCGAAGGAGGCCGCGCGGGTGCTCGAGCAGATGGAGGATCGCGACGTGCAGACCATTCTCGCCCTGCTCGCCGACCGCCAGGCGGCGGCGATCCTCGCCGCGCTTCCCGCGCCGCGCGCCGCGGCGCTCGGCAAGCTGGCGCTCCGTACCCCGACCGCGGGAGGCCGCTGA